The window ATTTCAATAACTCCGCATCATCCCGTTCTATACGCCTTCGCAGCTCGCGATTCACCTTCAGGCGCTTGGTCAGCTGATTCTCATTGCAGTAGGCCCGGAAGGCATCAATATTATAGCAGACCATAAAGGCCAATTGCTGCCGAGGCCCTGCATGCCCCTCCCCCATCCAGGGATCAGTGGCAAAAAAAGCATCCACCTCTGCCCAGAGATCATTATAGAGGTTATAAACATCTAGACGCTGCTCGCGCTTCCACTGCTTGATGGTGTAGCTATGGTCTTCCTCATGCCCTTTACAGTAGGAATGCTGCACCACAAAATAATGGCTCTTCAATGCGGTTCCTTGCCCCTGTTTTTCAACCCCACGCTCCAACGGATAGGTACGACAGGCCGATGGACGATCTGCGTAAACTGAGCAGCCCGTGTCGGCAAGAAAGGGACAGGGAGCTCCATCGCTCTCCAACATGTTCAGCTTAACCGCCGGAAAATAGGGATGGGCACCAGCTCCCAGGCGGGTATAGCGTTCTAAAAACTCACCGGCGCTACAGCCAAGCTTGTTCTTCAGGCAAAGAATATCATGAGGATAGAGACGCAACTCTAGCTTATGACAGCAATTGAGATAGCAGCTCACCCCTGGATGACAGCGAAACTGAAAAGAATCGCCTTTTTCAAGAGGTATGGTCTGGGTCTCCGGGCCGCTTTCACTGGTCATTTCATCATGCATAACTATAAATTCCCCTCCCGTCCCCCCCCTGGAGGGTGGGACAACAAGATATGAAAATCAAGCAGGTAATTTCCATAAAAAAAGCCGGTATGAAAATATCATACCGGCTCAAACTTCTGCCCTTATGCGCTCATATATTGCGCGTACAGAGCAAACTCTCTACTTTAAACGAGAATTTACTCCGCAACTTCCTGGACTGCTGACTCCTCGTAACCCACCAGCTCAATAATAGCCATAGGAGCGGCATCACCAGCACGAACACCTGTGCGAACGATACGAGTATACCCTCCCTGACGATCTGCATACTGGGTGCTGAGTTTATCAAAAAGTTTCGCGACTATATCCTTAGAACGAATATAGGCCAGTGCCTTGCGACGAGCATGCAGGTCTCCTCGCTTAC is drawn from Candidatus Electrothrix aestuarii and contains these coding sequences:
- a CDS encoding YkgJ family cysteine cluster protein encodes the protein MHDEMTSESGPETQTIPLEKGDSFQFRCHPGVSCYLNCCHKLELRLYPHDILCLKNKLGCSAGEFLERYTRLGAGAHPYFPAVKLNMLESDGAPCPFLADTGCSVYADRPSACRTYPLERGVEKQGQGTALKSHYFVVQHSYCKGHEEDHSYTIKQWKREQRLDVYNLYNDLWAEVDAFFATDPWMGEGHAGPRQQLAFMVCYNIDAFRAYCNENQLTKRLKVNRELRRRIERDDAELLKFGFDWLRQVLKN
- the rplQ gene encoding 50S ribosomal protein L17; this translates as MRHKKAGRKLNRSASHRSAMMRNIVTSLLEHERISTTVPKAKEARRVAEKMITLGKRGDLHARRKALAYIRSKDIVAKLFDKLSTQYADRQGGYTRIVRTGVRAGDAAPMAIIELVGYEESAVQEVAE